A window of the Miscanthus floridulus cultivar M001 unplaced genomic scaffold, ASM1932011v1 fs_307_4_5, whole genome shotgun sequence genome harbors these coding sequences:
- the LOC136531231 gene encoding uncharacterized protein → MMDQERQIRYFLAGNDGKFLRMGAFRFLGRSVLNLTNQMAIKVDEDMSAITLCVYAGVFGKLTPLVVDLPRSQEPLNIIVLPISSPAAMRLRHPNVDAPEPEPASAPEAPPASASTSAHPHPHPRGI, encoded by the exons ATGATGGATCAGGAGCGGCAGATCCGGTACTTTCTGGCGGGCAATGATGGGAAATTCCTCCGCATGGGGGCATTCAGGTTCCTAGGGCGGTCCGTGTTAAACCTGACGAACCAGATGGCGATCAAAGTGGACGAGGACATGTCCGCAATCACGCTGTGTGTGTACGCCGGCGTCTTTGGGAAGCTGACCCCTCTGGTCGTCGACCTGCCTCGCAGCCAAGAGCCTCTGAACATCATCGTCCTCCCAATCAGTTCACCAG CTGCTATGAGGTTGCGACACCCAAATGTGGATGCACCTGAACCTGAACCCGCATCCGCACCTGAAGCCCCACCCGCTTCTGCTTCCACTTCCGCGCACCCCCACCCGCACCCTAGAGGCATATGA